The DNA region CGTCACCCGACTGCAGCCCCGCGCCATCGGCAGGCGATCCCGCATTCACCTGCGTGACCACCGCGCCGGTGGTGTCCTTCACTCCGAGCGCGGCGGCGATACGCGGGGTGAGGTCCTGCACCTCCACGCCGAGATTCCCACGACGGACCTTCCCGTACGCCAGCAACTGCTTCATCACGCCTGTCGCCAGGTCCGTGGGAATGGCGAAGCCGATGCCGACGTTGCCGCCCGACGGCGTGAAGATCATCGAGTTGATGCCGACCAGTTCGCCGCGCAGATTCACCAGCGCACCGCCGGAATTGCCGGGATTGATCGAGGCATCCGTCTGGATGAAGTTCTGGAAGCCTTTGCCCAGGCCCGAACGTCCCAGCGCGGAGACCATGCCCGACGTCGCCGTCTGACCGAGCCCGAACGGATCGCCGACGGCGACGACGAAATCGCCCACTCTCAATTGAGAAGAGTCAGCGATCGGCAGCGCCTGCAACTTATCCGCGGTGATCTGAAGCAGCGCGACGTCGGTATCCGGGTCGCTGCCGATCAGTTTTCCCTTGAAGTCACGGCCGTCCTGCAGCGTCACGGTGATATCGTCCGCGCCCCCGACGACATGGTTGTTCGTCAGTACGTAGCCCTTCGTCGCGTCGATCACCACGCCCGAACCCAGGCTCTGCTCCACGCGTTCGCGCGGCACGCCCTGGTTGCCGAACAGCTGGCGAAACAGCGGGTCGTCAAAATACGGGTCGCGTGCCCGCACGCGGGTTTTCGTCGAGATGTTGACCACGGCCGGCGTCACCTTCGCGAGCATCGGTGCCAGCGAGGGCAGGGGCTCGCCGTTGACGGCCGGTGGCAGGGAGGCGAACGCGGGCGAGGCGAGGGCCATCGCCAAGGCGGCGCCGAGGGACAGAATCGGCGAGCGCCGGGGTGTGAATACGGGCATGAACGAACTCCTTGACTGTGTGCTCCGCGCACGTGGATCGCCGCTTTCGACCACATTCGTGTCGCCGGGTTTCAAACGGTGAGACGCGCGCCGATGACACTTTACATCGCCCCCCTCCGGGGTTAAGGTTCCCACCGGTCGCAACCACAACATCTTGTGTTCCTCTGTTCGCTATTTACCAAGTGCTGGTGTTGCGGATCATCAGGTTCAAGCTACAAACCTTCGTCCTCCAAGGCATTTTTGGCTCCGGGCGAGGGTGGCAAGCATGGTCGCTGCAACTCCGGGGGGAGGGGTAGCGACGGTGGGGCCGACAACAGCCCAATAACACGGCCTACAGAAGCCGAGACACGAGGACGACACATACATGAGCACTTCACGTGCACAAGCCATGGGGCTTGAGACCGCGGCCATTCCGCTTCAGCCCGCCTCGTACGACATCTGGGACAAGAAGTACCGTCTGAAGGCCAAGTCGGGCGTTCCTGTCGACGACTCCGTCGACGGCACCTACCAGCGCGTCGCCCGCGCACTCTCCGACGTGGAAGCCACCGACGAGCTGCGCGCCCACTGGTACGAGCGCTTCCTCTGGGCCCTGCGCCGCGGTGCCATTCCCGCCGGTCGCATCACGTCCAACGCCGGCGCCCTCGCGCACAAGCCGGCCACCTCCACGATCAACTGCACCGTCTCGGGCACCATCCACGACTCGATGGATGACATCCTCGAGAAGGTGCACGAAGCCGGCCTCACGCTGAAGGCCGGCTGCGGTATCGGCTACGAATTCTCGACGCTGCGCCCGCGTGGCGCCTACGTGTCCGGCGCTGGCGCCCACACGTCGGGCCCGCTGTCCTTCATGGATATCTACGACAAGATGTGCTTCACCGTCTCGTCGGCCGGCGGCCGCCGCGGCGCGCAGATGGGCACGTTCGACATCAGCCACCCTGACGCCAAGGAGTTCATTCGCGCCAAGCGCGAGGACGGACGCCTGCGTCAGTTCAACCTGTCGCTGCTGATCACCGACGGCTTCATGGATGCGGTGGAAAACGACCAGGACTGGCCGACCGTGTTCCCGGTACACATCAAGGAACAGCACGAGATCGACCTCGCCGACGCCTCCAAGGTGGTCTGGCGCGAGTGGCCGACCAAGGACAACTACGTCACCCGCGAGGATGGCCTGGTCGCCTGCAAGATCTACGGCCACATCCGCGCGCGGCACCTGTGGGACATGATCATGGTCTCGACGTACGACTACGCCGAGCCGGGTTTCATCCTGATCGACCGCGTCAACGAGATGAACAACAACTGGTGGTGCGAGCACATCCGTGCCACCAACCCCTGCGGCGAACAGCCGCTGCCGCCGTACGGCTCGTGCCTGCTCGGCTCGGTCAACCTCACCACCTTCGTGCGCGATCCGTTCGGCCCGAAGGCGAAGTTCGACTGGGAGGAGTATCGCGAGGTGGTCCGCGTCTTCACCCGCATGCTCGACAACGTGGTCGAGATCAACGGCCTGCCGCTGCCGCAGCAGCAGAAAGAGATCCTCTCCAAGCGTCGCCACGGCATGGGCTTCCTCGGCCTCGGCTCGACCCTGACCATGCTGAAGATGCGCTACGGCGCCGCCGACGCGGTGGCATTCACCGACGAAGTGTCGCGTGAGATGGCCATTGCCGGCTGGGAAGTCGCTCTGGAACTGGCGAAGGAAAAGGGCCCGGCCCCGATCCTCGCGCAGGACTACGAGGTCACCGCCGAGATGCTGCGCAAGCGCCCGGAGATGGCGAAGGACGGCTGGAAAGTCGGTCAGACCATCAAGGGCAGCGCCCTGCACGCGAAGTATTCGCGCTACATGCAGCGCGTGGCCTCGGTCGCCCCCGAGCTGGTCGACGCCCTCGCCGAGACCGGCGCGCGCTTCACCCACCACTCGTCGATCGCGCCCACCGGCACCATTTCGCTGAGCCTGGCCAACAATGCCTCCAACGGCATCGAGCCCAGCTTCGCGCACCATTACTCGCGTAACGTGATCCGCGAAGGCAAGAAGTCGAAGGAAAAGGTCGAGGTCTACAGCTACGAGCTGCTGGCCTATCGCGCCCTCATCAACGGGGACGCCATGCCGTACTCCGACGACCCGAAGGCCCGCCTCCCGGATTACTTCGTCGCCGCCGACG from Luteibacter mycovicinus includes:
- a CDS encoding adenosylcobalamin-dependent ribonucleoside-diphosphate reductase, which gives rise to MSTSRAQAMGLETAAIPLQPASYDIWDKKYRLKAKSGVPVDDSVDGTYQRVARALSDVEATDELRAHWYERFLWALRRGAIPAGRITSNAGALAHKPATSTINCTVSGTIHDSMDDILEKVHEAGLTLKAGCGIGYEFSTLRPRGAYVSGAGAHTSGPLSFMDIYDKMCFTVSSAGGRRGAQMGTFDISHPDAKEFIRAKREDGRLRQFNLSLLITDGFMDAVENDQDWPTVFPVHIKEQHEIDLADASKVVWREWPTKDNYVTREDGLVACKIYGHIRARHLWDMIMVSTYDYAEPGFILIDRVNEMNNNWWCEHIRATNPCGEQPLPPYGSCLLGSVNLTTFVRDPFGPKAKFDWEEYREVVRVFTRMLDNVVEINGLPLPQQQKEILSKRRHGMGFLGLGSTLTMLKMRYGAADAVAFTDEVSREMAIAGWEVALELAKEKGPAPILAQDYEVTAEMLRKRPEMAKDGWKVGQTIKGSALHAKYSRYMQRVASVAPELVDALAETGARFTHHSSIAPTGTISLSLANNASNGIEPSFAHHYSRNVIREGKKSKEKVEVYSYELLAYRALINGDAMPYSDDPKARLPDYFVAADDISPKEHVDIQAASQKWIDSSISKTANVPTDYPYEDFKDIYFYAYKQGLKGCTTFRFNPAAFQGVLVKETDLENTLYRFELEDGSVVELKGNDEVEYDGEMHTAANLFDALKEGYYGKF
- a CDS encoding Do family serine endopeptidase encodes the protein MPVFTPRRSPILSLGAALAMALASPAFASLPPAVNGEPLPSLAPMLAKVTPAVVNISTKTRVRARDPYFDDPLFRQLFGNQGVPRERVEQSLGSGVVIDATKGYVLTNNHVVGGADDITVTLQDGRDFKGKLIGSDPDTDVALLQITADKLQALPIADSSQLRVGDFVVAVGDPFGLGQTATSGMVSALGRSGLGKGFQNFIQTDASINPGNSGGALVNLRGELVGINSMIFTPSGGNVGIGFAIPTDLATGVMKQLLAYGKVRRGNLGVEVQDLTPRIAAALGVKDTTGAVVTQVNAGSPADGAGLQSGDVLTAIDGKPVRSSQDVRNAEGLLPLGAKVTLSVKREGASRDIEATITAPRLATLDGGKVDRRLSGVTLSDLTAEQKAGGLFGVALTGVKPGSAADRAGLKDGDIVVGIGQRKIVSVKGLPVGVPIPGQLMLTLVRDNAIYYAVL